In the Deinococcus ficus genome, one interval contains:
- a CDS encoding DUF418 domain-containing protein — protein sequence MSAPSQPPELSPTLPDAAPPPAGPVRERAVLPDVLRGVALLGILVVNMQDFAGFLPWQQRGLDSVAQVITDVLANGRFISIFAMLFGWGAAGLLARHGAALFARRHLILLLIGWAHFVFVWHGDIISNYALMAFFLLFTVRLGAGAVLTAAVASGGYGLFVWGMEAAASYANGGADRPRFTGLPDLRPGQGYAELFVERAADFWSNVIGGNLYNGPWLLALFLLGVAAQRTGVLGRPQNHLRLWRRLAWVGVPLGLALGVWLAVLNTHADRAAGLLSTPVRMAGGLAGALGYVGLLGLLAAQGRLGWWRHFAASGRVAMSNYLSQSVLMTLLFYPYAGAQFGRWGAAAGLLLAVGVGLAQLPVSAWWLRHLGMGPVEKLVRAVVYAGQRGRGPAGPG from the coding sequence GTGAGCGCCCCCAGTCAGCCGCCCGAGCTCTCCCCCACCCTGCCGGACGCGGCGCCGCCCCCCGCCGGCCCGGTGCGGGAACGGGCGGTGCTGCCCGATGTGCTGCGCGGGGTGGCGCTGCTGGGCATTCTGGTCGTGAACATGCAGGACTTCGCGGGGTTCCTGCCGTGGCAGCAGCGCGGGCTGGACAGCGTGGCGCAGGTGATCACGGACGTGCTGGCGAACGGGCGGTTCATCAGCATCTTCGCGATGCTGTTCGGGTGGGGCGCGGCCGGCCTGCTCGCGCGGCACGGCGCGGCGCTGTTCGCGCGGCGGCACCTGATCCTGCTGCTGATCGGGTGGGCGCACTTCGTGTTCGTGTGGCACGGCGACATCATCAGCAACTACGCCCTGATGGCGTTCTTCCTGCTGTTCACGGTGCGCCTGGGGGCGGGCGCGGTGCTCACGGCGGCCGTGGCGTCTGGCGGGTACGGGCTGTTCGTTTGGGGCATGGAGGCGGCCGCGTCGTACGCGAATGGCGGGGCTGACCGGCCGCGGTTCACGGGCCTGCCGGACCTGCGGCCCGGGCAGGGGTACGCGGAACTGTTCGTGGAGCGGGCCGCGGACTTCTGGAGCAACGTGATCGGCGGGAACCTGTACAACGGGCCGTGGCTGCTGGCGCTGTTCCTGCTCGGCGTGGCCGCGCAGCGCACCGGAGTGCTCGGTCGGCCACAGAACCACTTGCGCCTGTGGCGGCGCCTGGCGTGGGTGGGGGTGCCACTGGGGCTGGCGCTGGGCGTGTGGCTGGCGGTGCTGAACACGCACGCGGACCGCGCCGCGGGGCTGCTGTCCACACCCGTGCGGATGGCGGGCGGGCTGGCGGGCGCGCTGGGGTACGTGGGCCTGCTGGGCCTGCTGGCCGCGCAGGGGCGGCTGGGGTGGTGGCGGCACTTCGCGGCCAGCGGGCGGGTCGCGATGAGCAACTACCTCTCGCAGAGCGTGCTGATGACGCTGCTGTTCTACCCGTACGCCGGGGCGCAGTTCGGGCGCTGGGGCGCGGCGGCCGGGCTGCTGCTGGCCGTCGGCGTGGGGCTGGCGCAGCTGCCGGTGAGTGCGTGGTGGCTGCGGCACCTGGGCATGGGCCCGGTGGAGAAACTGGTGCGGGCCGTGGTGTACGCCGGGCAGCGGGGCCGGGGGCCGGCCGGGCCGGGCTGA
- a CDS encoding DUF4385 domain-containing protein: MPKFDYSLHYAELDLRARPDLYRVGVGEQGVLLVQPYKSELLPHWRFATPDVARQSSETLYHMFLDYLAADDFVGADMARKFLQMGFTRARRYANHKGGKKYAGPVPADKRGQSGAHGRPELPRTPEDPVKAESARIFKAKWDQAEANEQYAEMKKAHKAQYG; this comes from the coding sequence ATGCCCAAGTTCGACTACTCCCTGCACTACGCCGAACTGGACCTGCGCGCCCGCCCGGACCTGTACCGCGTGGGCGTGGGCGAACAGGGCGTACTGCTCGTGCAGCCTTACAAGAGCGAACTGCTGCCCCACTGGCGCTTCGCCACCCCGGACGTCGCCCGGCAAAGCAGCGAAACCCTGTACCACATGTTCCTGGACTACCTGGCCGCCGACGACTTCGTGGGGGCAGACATGGCCCGCAAGTTCCTGCAGATGGGCTTCACGCGCGCCCGCCGGTACGCCAACCACAAGGGCGGGAAGAAGTACGCCGGCCCGGTGCCTGCCGACAAGAGAGGCCAGAGTGGCGCCCACGGCCGTCCTGAACTGCCCCGCACGCCCGAGGACCCGGTGAAGGCCGAATCCGCCCGGATTTTCAAAGCGAAATGGGACCAGGCCGAGGCGAACGAGCAGTACGCCGAGATGAAAAAGGCCCACAAGGCGCAGTACGGTTGA
- the groL gene encoding chaperonin GroEL (60 kDa chaperone family; promotes refolding of misfolded polypeptides especially under stressful conditions; forms two stacked rings of heptamers to form a barrel-shaped 14mer; ends can be capped by GroES; misfolded proteins enter the barrel where they are refolded when GroES binds) produces the protein MAKQLVFDESARRSLERGVNAVANAVKVTLGPRGRNVVIEKKFGSPTITKDGVTVAKEVELEDKLENIGAQLLKEVASKTNDITGDGTTTATVLGQAIVKEGLRNVAAGANPLALKRGIEKAVAVAIEEIKKQAQPVEDSDAIKKVAGISANDEVVGQEIASAMDKVGKEGVITIEESKGFDTEVDVVEGMQFDKGFINPYFITNPEKMEAVLEDAYILINEKKVSNLKDMLPILEKVAQTGRPLLIIAEDVEGEALATLVVNKLRGTLNIAAVKAPGFGDRRKEMLRDIAAVTGGEVVSEDLGHKLENVTMEMLGRAARIRITKDETTIVDGKGEQSAIDARVNAIKGELDNTDSDYAREKLQERLAKLSGGVAVIRVGAATETELKEKKHRYEDALSTARSAVEEGIVAGGGTTLLRVIPAVREAAAGLIGDEATGARILIRALEEPARQIAANAGEEGSVIVNAVINSDKARYGYNAATGEYVDDMVAAGIVDPAKVTRTALQNAASIASLILTTEAIVSDKPEKEKAAPAGAPDMGGMDF, from the coding sequence ATGGCCAAACAGCTCGTGTTTGATGAATCCGCCCGTCGCAGCCTCGAGCGCGGCGTGAATGCCGTCGCCAACGCCGTCAAAGTGACCCTCGGGCCGCGTGGCCGCAACGTCGTGATCGAGAAGAAGTTCGGCAGCCCCACCATCACCAAGGACGGCGTGACCGTCGCCAAGGAAGTGGAGCTGGAAGACAAGCTGGAGAACATCGGCGCTCAACTGCTGAAGGAAGTCGCCAGCAAGACCAACGACATCACCGGTGACGGCACCACCACCGCCACCGTGCTCGGCCAGGCCATCGTGAAAGAAGGCCTGCGCAACGTCGCCGCCGGCGCCAACCCCCTGGCCCTCAAGCGCGGCATCGAGAAGGCCGTGGCCGTCGCCATCGAGGAAATCAAGAAGCAGGCCCAGCCGGTGGAAGACAGCGACGCCATCAAGAAAGTCGCCGGCATCAGCGCCAACGACGAGGTCGTCGGTCAGGAAATCGCCAGCGCGATGGACAAGGTCGGCAAGGAAGGCGTCATCACCATCGAAGAAAGCAAGGGCTTCGACACCGAAGTGGACGTCGTCGAAGGCATGCAGTTCGACAAGGGCTTCATCAACCCCTACTTCATCACCAACCCCGAGAAGATGGAAGCCGTCCTGGAAGACGCCTACATCCTCATCAACGAGAAGAAGGTCAGCAACCTCAAGGACATGCTGCCCATCCTCGAGAAGGTCGCCCAGACCGGCCGTCCCCTGCTGATCATCGCCGAGGACGTCGAAGGCGAAGCGCTCGCCACCCTGGTCGTCAACAAGCTGCGCGGCACCCTGAACATCGCCGCCGTGAAGGCCCCCGGCTTCGGTGACCGCCGCAAGGAAATGCTGCGCGACATCGCCGCCGTCACCGGCGGGGAAGTCGTCAGCGAGGACCTCGGCCACAAGCTCGAGAACGTCACCATGGAAATGCTGGGCCGCGCCGCGCGCATCCGCATCACCAAGGACGAAACCACCATCGTGGACGGCAAGGGTGAGCAGAGCGCCATCGACGCCCGCGTCAACGCCATCAAGGGCGAACTCGACAACACCGACAGCGACTACGCCCGCGAGAAGCTCCAGGAGCGCCTCGCCAAGCTGAGCGGCGGCGTGGCCGTCATTCGCGTCGGTGCCGCCACCGAAACGGAACTCAAAGAGAAGAAGCACCGCTACGAGGACGCCCTGAGCACCGCCCGCAGCGCCGTGGAGGAAGGCATCGTCGCCGGTGGGGGCACCACCCTGCTGCGCGTCATCCCCGCCGTCCGTGAAGCCGCCGCCGGCCTGATCGGCGACGAGGCCACCGGCGCCCGCATCCTGATCCGCGCGCTGGAAGAACCCGCCCGCCAGATCGCCGCGAACGCCGGCGAGGAAGGCAGCGTCATCGTCAACGCCGTCATCAACAGCGACAAGGCCCGCTACGGCTACAACGCCGCCACCGGCGAGTACGTGGACGACATGGTCGCCGCCGGCATCGTGGACCCCGCCAAGGTGACCCGCACCGCCCTGCAGAACGCCGCGAGTATCGCTTCCCTGATCCTCACCACCGAAGCGATTGTCAGCGACAAGCCCGAGAAGGAAAAAGCCGCGCCGGCCGGCGCCCCCGACATGGGCGGGATGGACTTCTAA
- the groES gene encoding co-chaperone GroES, which yields MLKPLGDRVLVEIVEETEQKTAGGLYVPDTAKEKSQRGKVVAVGAGKMTDEGKRIPMDINVGDTVYFAKYGGTEVSLEGKNYSLLSERDILAIVE from the coding sequence ATGCTGAAACCCCTAGGTGACCGCGTACTCGTGGAAATCGTCGAAGAGACCGAGCAGAAGACCGCCGGCGGCCTGTACGTCCCCGACACCGCCAAGGAAAAGAGCCAGCGCGGCAAGGTCGTCGCCGTCGGCGCCGGCAAGATGACCGACGAAGGCAAACGCATCCCCATGGACATCAACGTGGGCGACACTGTGTACTTCGCCAAGTACGGCGGCACCGAAGTCAGCCTGGAAGGCAAGAACTACAGCCTCCTGTCTGAACGCGACATCCTCGCCATCGTCGAGTAA
- a CDS encoding GGDEF domain-containing protein, producing the protein MAARPVILTRPAFEDAFQALAAAPLTLARLDLDHFKEVNDTLGHTEGDRVLRSVERLLSGSLPTGSVIGRIGGDEYSAILPETAAETALILFDEVIRHFHIHRDPHWPRTLGLSVGLAARPAHASTYPDLSRAADEALLRAKREGRGRACIYVESKMVLKSNYYPKSQLDRLTKLSAALGQTEASLLREALDRLIEQHREAL; encoded by the coding sequence ATGGCCGCCCGTCCCGTCATCCTCACCCGGCCCGCCTTCGAGGACGCCTTCCAGGCCCTCGCCGCCGCCCCCCTCACCCTCGCCCGTCTGGACCTCGACCACTTCAAGGAAGTCAACGACACCCTCGGCCACACCGAGGGCGACCGCGTGCTCCGCAGCGTGGAACGCCTGCTGTCCGGCAGCCTCCCCACCGGCAGCGTCATCGGCCGCATCGGCGGCGACGAGTACAGCGCCATCCTCCCGGAAACCGCCGCCGAAACCGCCCTGATCCTCTTCGACGAGGTCATTCGCCACTTCCACATCCACCGCGACCCCCACTGGCCCCGCACGCTGGGCCTCAGCGTCGGCCTCGCCGCCCGCCCCGCCCACGCCAGCACCTACCCCGACCTCAGCCGCGCCGCGGACGAGGCCCTGCTGCGCGCCAAACGCGAGGGTCGCGGCCGCGCCTGCATCTACGTGGAAAGCAAGATGGTCCTCAAGAGCAACTACTACCCCAAAAGCCAGCTCGACCGCCTGACCAAACTCTCCGCCGCCCTCGGGCAGACCGAGGCCAGCCTGCTGCGCGAGGCCCTGGACCGCCTGATCGAGCAGCACCGCGAGGCCCTGTGA
- a CDS encoding nucleoside deaminase, with protein sequence MTLPEPAADRTKRPHHPRDRGGRPVPADLNAGWQAALEEAWAAYGAGSYAIGACIVDARGQVLARGRNRLNEPRAAHGGVIGGHDLAHAEINALLNLPATPRPDCYGWTVLTTVEPCPQCAGAVSMSGIRALEYAAPDPWAGCARLLTDDPYVRRKGIRVGRAPQDVQRLATVLALVSFMEEGHDTPDSAVLRAYAEVAPDDTRMALDVHQSGRLRSLRAAHAPLHEAVTALRIA encoded by the coding sequence GTGACCCTCCCGGAACCCGCCGCGGACCGCACGAAACGCCCGCACCACCCCCGCGACCGCGGGGGGCGGCCCGTGCCCGCCGACCTGAACGCCGGGTGGCAGGCGGCCCTGGAGGAAGCCTGGGCGGCCTACGGCGCCGGGTCCTACGCGATCGGGGCGTGCATCGTGGACGCGCGCGGGCAGGTGCTCGCCCGGGGCCGCAACCGGCTGAACGAACCCCGCGCCGCGCACGGCGGCGTGATCGGCGGACACGACCTGGCGCACGCGGAGATCAACGCCCTGCTGAACCTGCCCGCCACCCCCCGCCCGGACTGCTACGGCTGGACGGTCCTGACCACCGTGGAACCCTGCCCCCAGTGCGCGGGCGCGGTCAGCATGAGCGGCATCCGCGCGCTGGAGTACGCCGCGCCCGACCCGTGGGCCGGATGCGCCCGCCTGCTCACCGACGACCCCTACGTGCGCCGCAAGGGCATCCGCGTCGGGCGCGCCCCGCAGGACGTGCAGCGCCTCGCCACCGTGCTGGCCCTGGTGAGCTTTATGGAAGAAGGCCACGACACGCCGGACTCCGCCGTGCTGCGGGCCTACGCTGAGGTCGCCCCCGACGACACCCGGATGGCCCTGGACGTCCACCAGTCCGGGCGGCTGCGCTCCCTGCGCGCCGCACACGCCCCACTGCACGAGGCCGTGACGGCGCTGCGGATCGCCTGA
- a CDS encoding GNAT family N-acetyltransferase, producing MRHDVTLQDGTLTLRPLAPEDLPALCALADADLDEYRQMGTLPNTPASYEAALDSPTEMPFVILVGGELAGSTRYGDIRAAHAGLEIGWTWLARKWHGTGVNRRMKRLLLTHAFERMGMERVQLKTDVRNTRSQRAIEKLGAVKEGVLRAHLRRPDGTLRDTVMYSVTRADWPAVQARLSQD from the coding sequence ATGCGGCACGACGTGACCCTTCAGGACGGGACCCTCACCCTGCGCCCCCTCGCCCCGGAGGACCTGCCGGCCCTGTGCGCCCTGGCGGACGCCGACCTGGATGAGTACCGCCAGATGGGCACCCTGCCGAACACCCCCGCCTCCTACGAGGCCGCCCTGGACAGCCCCACGGAGATGCCGTTCGTGATTCTGGTCGGGGGTGAACTGGCCGGCAGCACCCGCTACGGCGACATCCGCGCCGCGCACGCCGGGCTGGAAATCGGCTGGACCTGGCTGGCAAGGAAGTGGCACGGCACCGGCGTGAACCGCCGCATGAAGCGGCTGCTGCTCACCCACGCCTTCGAGCGGATGGGCATGGAGCGCGTGCAGCTGAAGACCGACGTGCGGAACACCCGCAGCCAGCGGGCCATCGAGAAGCTCGGCGCAGTGAAGGAGGGCGTGCTGCGCGCCCACCTGCGCCGCCCGGACGGCACCCTGCGCGACACCGTCATGTACTCCGTCACGCGCGCGGACTGGCCGGCCGTGCAGGCCCGCCTCAGCCAGGACTGA
- a CDS encoding putative bifunctional diguanylate cyclase/phosphodiesterase, with product MSTTTPPASSQALREALSDLLRVHAPDAALLTSLGGEVLMIREGGAHAVPGVGGLVPPDAWLDGGEMTWLTHDGALLGLIWTEEARPAPESMTQVMTLLLSAQVDSVSREAEMLVSQLPVATAWLDGHLGFRTVSRTLLDLLGLPEGALSGQLATEVWADRPGLLAALAQAAAGRAAAVPDEQFPRAGAEPLWVRGEVRPYFGGGSAGVLLTLQDVSGEHHQAARVRALLDTPGLQVLLGADGRVWQASQGVLDLCGGAAPDGPLWSWPCFAEGQAGRVNALRDLLELAAGQGRAAAELPVWQAGGMAPLSLPFTARRTAVPGMLLLEGQRPVERGAHGAAGLLGQVLAVTEDTTVVVDQAGRVQFISDQAARLLGVESGRLAGLGFTRVLADLGVQVYTPDGQVTPFPDWRAQPLPMDAEVVLGLPAGTARHMQVRLSPVALDDGRLEGRRADTGRTGVLISMRDMTALRHAQAQLRHDARHDALTGLLNRSGLREVVDRFVDGSAPGAAVVIGVVKFGDVVAALGRTAVDHLLIQVAARLNDLQGAAHGYAGRLADDALAVYLPGMTPAQALGRVEELLRPAFRANRRLVPLAFALGGSGTRRPGTPGQDPAGSAVLHEAELAMQYVRRGGVAGAEVFAPFMREELSRSFELEDALTEAVSGEQFHLLYQPVVQLSDGRALGAEALLRWEHPALGELKPGAFLPQVSRAGLVTQVNEWVVRSAIRDRGQVRRALPQRRGAWQVAVNLNLRELQGGAEFQGLLPLLAEEGAPDVEVTSASLMGHPEETRDVLNGLRAFGAKLSVDDFGDSATSLASLTQFPLDAVKLHPTLTARLPEDPRSVSLVQGTVDLAHRLGLRVVAVGVETPGQLKVLRELGCDAAQGFAIAPPLALPELLAWLGRQP from the coding sequence GTGTCCACCACCACCCCCCCGGCTTCCTCGCAGGCGCTGCGGGAGGCGCTCAGCGACCTGCTGCGCGTGCACGCGCCGGACGCAGCCCTGCTGACCAGCCTGGGCGGCGAGGTCCTGATGATCCGCGAGGGCGGCGCCCACGCGGTGCCGGGCGTCGGGGGGCTGGTCCCGCCGGACGCGTGGCTGGACGGCGGGGAGATGACCTGGCTCACGCATGACGGGGCGCTGCTGGGCCTGATCTGGACCGAGGAGGCGCGCCCCGCGCCGGAGAGCATGACGCAGGTGATGACGCTGCTGCTGTCCGCGCAGGTGGACAGCGTGAGCCGCGAGGCGGAGATGCTGGTCTCGCAGCTGCCGGTGGCGACCGCGTGGCTGGACGGGCACCTGGGCTTCCGGACGGTGAGCCGCACGCTGCTGGACCTGCTGGGCCTGCCGGAAGGGGCCCTGTCCGGGCAGCTGGCGACGGAGGTGTGGGCGGACCGGCCGGGGCTGCTCGCGGCGCTGGCCCAGGCGGCCGCCGGGCGGGCCGCGGCGGTCCCGGACGAGCAGTTCCCCCGGGCGGGCGCGGAGCCGCTGTGGGTGCGCGGTGAGGTGCGGCCGTACTTCGGCGGCGGGTCGGCCGGGGTGCTGCTCACCCTGCAGGACGTGAGCGGCGAGCATCATCAGGCGGCGCGGGTGCGGGCGCTGCTGGACACGCCGGGCCTGCAGGTGCTGCTGGGCGCCGACGGGCGGGTGTGGCAGGCCAGTCAGGGCGTGCTGGACCTGTGCGGCGGCGCGGCGCCGGACGGGCCCTTGTGGAGCTGGCCTTGTTTCGCGGAGGGCCAGGCAGGCCGCGTGAACGCCCTGCGGGACCTGCTGGAACTGGCGGCGGGGCAGGGGCGCGCGGCGGCGGAACTGCCGGTGTGGCAGGCGGGCGGCATGGCGCCGCTGTCGCTGCCGTTCACGGCGCGGCGCACGGCGGTGCCGGGCATGCTGCTGCTGGAAGGGCAGCGGCCCGTGGAGCGCGGCGCGCACGGCGCGGCGGGTCTGCTGGGGCAGGTGCTGGCGGTCACCGAGGACACCACGGTCGTGGTGGATCAGGCGGGCCGGGTGCAGTTCATCAGTGACCAGGCGGCGCGGCTGCTGGGCGTGGAGAGCGGGCGGCTGGCGGGCCTGGGGTTCACGCGGGTGCTGGCGGACCTGGGCGTGCAGGTGTACACCCCGGACGGGCAGGTCACCCCGTTCCCGGACTGGCGCGCGCAGCCGCTGCCGATGGACGCCGAGGTGGTGCTGGGCCTGCCGGCCGGCACGGCGCGGCACATGCAGGTGCGGCTCTCCCCGGTGGCGCTGGACGACGGGCGGCTGGAGGGGCGGCGGGCCGACACGGGCCGGACGGGCGTGCTGATCAGCATGCGGGACATGACGGCCCTGCGGCACGCGCAGGCGCAGCTCCGGCACGACGCGCGCCACGACGCGCTGACCGGGCTGCTCAACCGCAGCGGCCTGCGGGAGGTGGTGGACCGCTTCGTGGACGGGTCCGCGCCGGGCGCGGCGGTGGTGATCGGCGTGGTGAAATTCGGGGACGTCGTGGCGGCGCTGGGGCGCACGGCGGTGGATCACCTGCTGATTCAGGTGGCGGCGCGCCTGAACGACCTGCAGGGCGCCGCGCACGGGTACGCGGGCCGGCTGGCCGACGACGCGCTGGCGGTGTACCTGCCGGGCATGACGCCCGCGCAGGCGCTGGGGCGCGTGGAGGAGCTGCTGCGCCCGGCGTTCCGGGCGAACCGGCGCCTCGTGCCGCTGGCGTTCGCGCTGGGCGGCAGCGGCACGAGGCGCCCCGGCACGCCGGGCCAGGACCCGGCCGGGTCGGCGGTGCTGCACGAGGCGGAACTGGCGATGCAGTACGTGCGCCGCGGCGGGGTGGCGGGCGCGGAGGTGTTCGCGCCGTTCATGCGGGAGGAACTGTCGCGGTCCTTCGAGCTGGAGGACGCCCTGACCGAGGCGGTGAGCGGCGAGCAGTTCCACCTGCTGTACCAGCCGGTCGTGCAGCTCTCGGACGGCCGGGCGCTGGGCGCCGAGGCGCTGCTGCGCTGGGAGCACCCGGCGCTGGGTGAACTGAAACCCGGGGCGTTCCTGCCGCAGGTGAGCCGCGCGGGGCTGGTCACGCAGGTGAACGAGTGGGTGGTGCGCTCGGCGATCCGGGACCGCGGGCAGGTGCGCCGGGCCCTGCCGCAGCGGCGCGGGGCGTGGCAGGTGGCGGTGAACCTGAACCTGCGCGAGCTGCAGGGCGGCGCGGAGTTCCAGGGCCTGCTGCCGCTGCTGGCCGAGGAGGGCGCGCCGGACGTCGAGGTGACGTCGGCCAGCCTGATGGGCCACCCGGAGGAGACCCGGGACGTGCTGAACGGGCTACGGGCCTTCGGGGCGAAACTCAGCGTGGACGATTTCGGGGACAGCGCCACCAGCCTCGCGTCGCTGACGCAGTTCCCGCTGGACGCGGTGAAGCTCCACCCGACCCTGACGGCCCGCCTGCCCGAGGACCCGCGCAGCGTGTCGCTGGTGCAGGGCACGGTGGACCTGGCGCACCGCCTGGGCCTGCGGGTGGTGGCGGTGGGCGTGGAAACGCCGGGGCAGCTGAAGGTGCTGCGCGAACTCGGCTGCGACGCCGCGCAGGGCTTCGCGATCGCGCCGCCGCTGGCGCTGCCGGAACTGCTCGCCTGGCTGGGCCGTCAGCCCTGA
- a CDS encoding DUF3197 domain-containing protein produces the protein MLNVDPIGLPGASLETLNEVRSRFQGVDLQGGHLLMVTDTQGHREGARYGAVVVPPANAQGLGVDRAVVISPSFGPRFGVAGQEALAGLADWAAGAGLVLRETVLPAGDFVRVLEEPDTREVNRLVAASNPVDAGIYRLQRRLD, from the coding sequence ATGTTGAATGTGGATCCCATCGGCCTGCCGGGCGCCTCGCTGGAAACCCTGAATGAAGTCCGTTCGCGCTTTCAGGGCGTGGACCTGCAGGGCGGGCACCTGCTGATGGTGACGGACACCCAGGGGCACCGGGAGGGCGCGCGGTACGGGGCGGTGGTGGTCCCGCCGGCCAACGCACAGGGCCTGGGCGTGGACCGGGCCGTGGTGATCTCGCCGTCGTTCGGGCCGCGGTTCGGCGTGGCGGGCCAGGAGGCGCTGGCGGGCCTGGCGGACTGGGCGGCCGGTGCGGGGCTGGTGCTGCGGGAAACGGTGCTGCCCGCCGGGGATTTCGTGCGGGTGCTGGAGGAACCGGACACGCGGGAGGTCAACCGTCTGGTGGCGGCGAGCAACCCGGTGGACGCCGGCATCTACAGGCTGCAGCGTCGGTTGGACTGA
- a CDS encoding S4 domain-containing protein encodes MKAKTPSLATLVAQAAGGRVIRTPFTDAETVDRRTLQADGVRHRIDGGFPDARRVILTLHPDHIPEVDSPVTVLRVTPEDAAPTWDLQDFTVQLRRLNLPEEGLGDLREDRGSFLIAATGKAAQQLAELTELGGRGLDVQEIGESAGKGSKVREVVVPSMRVDVVGAKGFGVSRAYFQQGIDGGKVRLNGQPARASSEIKEGDSLSADGLGRIDFKRVLNETRRGNYKVELDVHR; translated from the coding sequence ATGAAGGCCAAGACCCCCTCCCTCGCCACCCTGGTCGCGCAGGCCGCCGGGGGCCGCGTGATCCGCACGCCGTTCACGGATGCCGAGACCGTGGACCGCCGCACCCTGCAGGCCGACGGCGTCCGCCACCGCATCGACGGCGGCTTCCCCGACGCCCGGCGCGTCATCCTCACCCTGCACCCCGACCACATCCCCGAAGTGGACAGCCCCGTCACCGTCCTGCGCGTCACCCCCGAAGACGCCGCCCCCACCTGGGACCTCCAGGACTTCACCGTGCAGCTCCGCCGCCTGAACCTTCCCGAAGAGGGCCTCGGCGACCTGCGCGAGGACCGCGGCAGCTTCCTGATCGCCGCCACCGGCAAGGCCGCCCAGCAGCTCGCCGAACTCACCGAGCTCGGCGGCCGTGGCCTGGACGTTCAGGAGATCGGCGAGAGCGCCGGGAAAGGCAGCAAGGTCCGCGAGGTCGTCGTGCCCAGCATGCGCGTCGACGTCGTCGGCGCCAAGGGCTTTGGCGTGAGCCGCGCGTACTTCCAGCAGGGCATCGACGGCGGCAAGGTCCGCCTCAACGGCCAGCCCGCCCGCGCCAGCAGCGAAATCAAGGAAGGCGACAGCCTCAGCGCCGACGGTCTCGGCCGCATCGACTTCAAACGCGTCCTGAACGAAACCCGCCGCGGCAACTACAAAGTCGAACTCGACGTCCACCGCTGA
- the zapE gene encoding cell division protein ZapE, translating into MIDLTARHPHVTPDTLLTTLRPSPRFQHVRFDTYQPNPHYPSQQQAQETLRAFAQQATPPDTGGFRLFRRRRPEGQGLYLDGGFGVGKTHLLASAWHSAPGRAALMSFQDLMYLIGALGMTRAVDAFKDHDLLLIDEFELDDPGNTHMANTFLGQVMPRGTHVIATSNTEPGALGEGRFNARDFQRQIQAIAGRFHTHTIDGPDYRQRRTTPEPPLTPDESARWEARQDPASLAVIQARDLSRHLLTVHPSHFPQLLGGVQALAIHDLTPMQDQNTALRFVHLIDKVYDLGTHAALTGVSLGRLFDETYRHGAYAKKYSRCLSRLSELLREAREEIA; encoded by the coding sequence GTGATCGACCTCACCGCCCGCCACCCCCACGTCACCCCCGACACCCTCCTCACCACCCTGCGCCCCAGCCCCCGCTTCCAGCACGTCCGTTTCGACACCTACCAGCCCAACCCCCACTACCCCAGCCAGCAGCAGGCCCAGGAGACCCTGCGCGCCTTCGCGCAGCAGGCCACGCCCCCGGACACCGGCGGCTTCCGCCTCTTCCGCCGCCGCCGCCCCGAAGGCCAGGGCCTCTACCTCGACGGCGGCTTCGGCGTCGGCAAAACCCACCTTCTCGCCAGCGCCTGGCACAGTGCCCCCGGCCGCGCCGCCCTCATGAGCTTCCAGGACCTGATGTACCTGATCGGCGCCCTCGGCATGACCCGCGCCGTGGACGCCTTCAAGGACCACGACCTCCTCCTCATCGACGAATTCGAACTCGACGACCCCGGCAACACCCACATGGCCAACACCTTCCTCGGCCAGGTCATGCCCCGCGGCACGCACGTCATCGCCACCAGCAACACCGAACCCGGCGCCCTCGGCGAGGGCCGCTTCAACGCCCGCGACTTCCAGCGCCAGATCCAGGCCATCGCCGGGCGCTTCCACACCCATACCATCGACGGCCCCGACTACCGCCAGCGCCGCACCACCCCCGAACCCCCCCTCACCCCGGACGAGTCCGCCCGCTGGGAAGCCCGCCAGGACCCCGCCAGCCTCGCCGTGATCCAGGCCCGCGACCTCAGCCGCCACCTCCTCACCGTCCACCCCAGCCACTTCCCGCAGCTCCTTGGCGGCGTGCAGGCCCTCGCCATCCACGACCTCACCCCCATGCAGGACCAGAACACCGCCCTGCGCTTCGTGCACCTCATCGACAAGGTCTACGACCTCGGCACGCACGCGGCCCTCACCGGCGTCAGCCTCGGCCGGCTTTTCGACGAAACGTACCGGCACGGCGCCTACGCGAAGAAATACAGCCGGTGCCTGTCGCGGCTGTCCGAACTGCTCCGCGAAGCCCGAGAAGAGATCGCCTGA